A genomic window from Lotus japonicus ecotype B-129 chromosome 1, LjGifu_v1.2 includes:
- the LOC130733660 gene encoding uncharacterized protein LOC130733660, whose protein sequence is MAVPAKVLEVCINVKRIDESNQTKIWDFILTKPIPESPPLPFQLALVPVSRLADYIQSAKRRDEFFTRPGIDDLLLCFSTFYESMDEVDSMRYLDENIKCLWSNLKKAKKPFFLLCGPEVQNCLHGESYLLIKKRNLEDNEENALTFTSMDVLAYVAITCPGSVRLVLRSYNGVLIPSFSPVFSLHN, encoded by the exons ATGGCGG TTCCTGCCAAAGTTTTGGAAGTGTGCATCAATGTGAAGAGAATTGATGAAAGTAATCAAACAAAAATTTGG GATTTCATTCTAACAAAGCCGATTCCCGAATCACCACCTCTACCCTTTCAATTGGCATTAGTTCCGGTTTCAAGACTTGCTGACTACATTCAGTCAGCAAAACGTCGCGACGAATTCTTCACAAGACCCGGGATTGACGATCTCTTGTTGTGCTTCTCAACCTTCTACGAAAGCATGGATGAAGTTGATTCG ATGAGGTATCTTGATGAAAATATCAAATGTCTGTGGTCAAATCTGAAAAAGGCCAAaaagcctttttttttgttatgtgGACCTGAGGTGCAGAATTGCCTACACGGTGAAAGTTATCTTTTAATCAAGAAAAGGAACCTAGAAGATAATGAGGAAAATGCACTCACTTTTACTTCGATGGACGTTCTTGCAT ATGTTGCGATCACGTGTCCAGGCTCTGTAAGACTAGTGCTGCGCTCCTACAACGGGGTACTTATCCCTAGCTTTTCCCCTGTTTTCTCTCTCCACAACTAA